A genomic segment from Deinococcus humi encodes:
- a CDS encoding HAD-IIB family hydrolase, with amino-acid sequence MTSRDSGLPTGRPPIPPPTGLPLLMAFDLDGTLITEQGREVDAATGKALARLREVGVKLAIITGRDMAPDAVMEVMQPDAVATNNGGRIVVDGELHSEARFTPSDLEAVLAHELTGARIVLFTAQRLFVDLPRGTEPEPWMIARNYAPLSEAPVGDVLKAGFYHPGVADFAGRLRQSHPHLVLTGAQDPYLSFLTVTPEGAHKGAALTLIADALHLPHDRAVAYGDSDNDEAMLEVAGYAVQVGKLPLLARHAHTRLNRQTDLGGYLNAWADRLEREEARP; translated from the coding sequence GTGACCTCCCGCGATTCTGGCCTCCCCACTGGACGCCCTCCAATTCCGCCCCCGACAGGCCTGCCGCTGCTGATGGCCTTTGATCTGGACGGCACCCTGATCACCGAGCAGGGCCGTGAGGTGGATGCTGCCACCGGGAAGGCCCTGGCGCGGCTGCGCGAAGTGGGCGTCAAGCTGGCGATCATCACCGGACGCGACATGGCTCCCGACGCTGTGATGGAGGTGATGCAGCCCGACGCGGTCGCAACCAACAATGGTGGGCGCATCGTGGTGGACGGCGAGTTGCACAGCGAGGCCCGCTTCACGCCCTCGGATCTGGAGGCGGTGCTGGCCCACGAACTGACGGGCGCCCGCATCGTGCTGTTCACGGCCCAGCGCCTGTTCGTGGACCTACCGCGCGGCACCGAGCCGGAGCCCTGGATGATTGCCCGCAACTACGCCCCCCTGAGCGAAGCGCCTGTCGGGGATGTGTTGAAAGCCGGGTTCTATCACCCCGGCGTGGCGGACTTTGCCGGACGGCTGCGGCAGTCCCACCCGCATCTGGTCCTGACCGGCGCGCAGGATCCGTACCTCAGTTTCCTGACCGTCACCCCCGAGGGTGCCCACAAGGGCGCGGCCCTGACGCTGATCGCGGACGCGCTGCACTTGCCCCATGACCGCGCGGTGGCCTACGGCGATAGCGACAACGACGAGGCCATGCTGGAGGTGGCCGGCTACGCCGTGCAGGTGGGCAAGCTGCCCCTGCTGGCCCGCCATGCCCACACCCGTCTGAACCGCCAGACGGATCTGGGAGGTTATCTGAACGCCTGGGCAGACCGCCTGGAACGGGAAGAAGCGCGTCCCTGA
- a CDS encoding nucleotidyltransferase domain-containing protein, whose amino-acid sequence MKSGRSPHQARLEAALPAALERIAATPRVYAALWCGSAARGEATPYSDLDFHALVTGDFRWRSNFVVDGVPVEVFHNPVRKVRSMFTDGDAATIAMFAQGRPALPHPDLGPLMAEAQALYAAGPAPTPVSEFIRFMLMDTVMDARASLHTPVHTLTVMAALGPLLVRPLYAVHGWWDVKRERWLDDLEARAPVIAQELRLVLSAATDDARQEAFEVLARRLMGELSYVEGGTEPEPVP is encoded by the coding sequence GTGAAGTCTGGAAGGTCCCCCCATCAAGCCCGTCTGGAAGCCGCCCTGCCTGCTGCTCTCGAGCGCATCGCCGCCACACCCCGCGTCTATGCCGCGCTGTGGTGCGGCTCGGCGGCGCGGGGAGAGGCCACGCCGTACAGCGATCTGGACTTTCACGCGCTGGTGACCGGCGATTTCCGCTGGCGGAGCAACTTTGTAGTGGACGGCGTTCCGGTGGAAGTCTTCCACAATCCCGTTCGCAAGGTGCGCTCCATGTTTACCGACGGGGACGCTGCGACGATTGCGATGTTCGCCCAGGGCCGCCCCGCGCTGCCCCATCCCGATCTGGGCCCCCTGATGGCCGAGGCGCAGGCGTTGTATGCTGCTGGCCCGGCGCCCACACCGGTCAGCGAATTCATCCGGTTCATGCTGATGGATACCGTGATGGACGCCCGTGCCAGCCTCCACACCCCTGTTCATACGCTGACTGTCATGGCGGCACTTGGCCCGCTGCTGGTGCGGCCTCTGTACGCCGTCCACGGCTGGTGGGATGTGAAACGCGAACGCTGGCTGGACGATCTGGAGGCCAGAGCACCCGTCATCGCCCAGGAACTTCGGCTCGTGCTGAGCGCGGCGACGGATGACGCGCGGCAGGAGGCTTTCGAGGTTCTGGCGCGCCGGTTGATGGGCGAACTGTCTTACGTGGAGGGCGGCACTGAACCCGAACCCGTCCCGTGA
- a CDS encoding ABC transporter ATP-binding protein, which translates to MIEVSHYGKRYGAHQAVQDLSFTVQPGAVFGLLGSNGAGKTTTIRALVGLTRPSSGTVRVAGFDVWKEPLRAKAAFGYIPDRPYLYGKLTARELLRFVGQLYKVEGAEAEIDRWLTLFRLEDFGNEPIETFSHGMRQKVAIIAAMLPDPGVLIVDEPMVGLDPHAAQQVRELFRAHADRGRTVLLTTHSLPLAEAVCDRLVVLDRGRVLGEGTMDDLRARTGTEAGGVHGDSLERIFFRLIEEEQEEEHRRREAVEAG; encoded by the coding sequence ATGATCGAGGTCAGCCACTATGGCAAACGCTACGGCGCACATCAGGCGGTGCAGGATCTGAGCTTCACCGTGCAGCCGGGGGCCGTGTTTGGCCTGCTGGGCAGCAACGGAGCGGGGAAGACCACCACCATTCGCGCCCTGGTGGGCCTGACGCGCCCCTCCTCTGGCACGGTGCGGGTGGCGGGCTTCGACGTCTGGAAAGAACCGTTGAGAGCGAAGGCCGCCTTCGGATACATCCCGGATCGCCCTTACCTGTATGGCAAGCTGACCGCCCGCGAACTGCTGCGGTTTGTGGGCCAGCTCTACAAGGTGGAAGGGGCCGAGGCGGAAATTGACCGCTGGCTGACCCTGTTCCGGCTGGAGGATTTCGGCAACGAACCCATCGAGACGTTCTCGCACGGGATGCGCCAGAAGGTGGCGATCATTGCCGCCATGCTGCCCGATCCCGGCGTGCTGATCGTGGACGAGCCGATGGTAGGCCTCGATCCCCACGCCGCCCAGCAGGTCCGCGAGCTGTTCCGCGCCCACGCCGACCGGGGCCGCACCGTGCTGCTGACCACCCACAGCCTGCCGCTCGCCGAGGCCGTCTGTGACCGTCTGGTGGTCCTGGACCGGGGCCGCGTGCTGGGCGAGGGCACCATGGACGATCTGCGCGCCCGCACGGGCACCGAGGCCGGGGGCGTGCACGGCGACAGCCTGGAACGCATCTTTTTTCGCCTGATTGAGGAGGAGCAGGAGGAGGAACACCGGCGGCGGGAGGCGGTGGAAGCGGGATGA
- a CDS encoding HepT-like ribonuclease domain-containing protein produces the protein MTVMVVRGGYLQTVKPEPTLFPDTSLQEVARLIRSVEDQWRRMGVSRVRIFGSVARGEATDLSDVDLLVDFAAEAGLLDLMNVKDLLEDTLRRRIDVLTEGGLKPQLRREILSDAVDVLNVPPHPHTTFRRKRWRWRLHDVLDALDRVRAYTADHTLDSFIADERSRDAVLRNLARLGETTKFIPQSVEDRHPQVPWAYLRDIRNLVAHDYFGIDPALVWHTATSELINIRPALQQLADGREE, from the coding sequence ATGACCGTGATGGTAGTGCGCGGCGGGTATCTTCAGACGGTGAAACCAGAGCCGACCCTCTTTCCCGACACCAGCCTGCAGGAGGTGGCGCGCCTCATCCGCTCCGTGGAGGACCAGTGGCGCCGCATGGGCGTGTCCCGTGTGCGGATTTTCGGCTCGGTGGCGCGCGGCGAGGCCACCGACCTGTCGGACGTGGACCTGCTGGTGGACTTCGCGGCTGAGGCGGGCCTGCTGGACCTGATGAACGTCAAGGACCTGCTGGAGGACACCCTGCGCCGCCGCATCGACGTGCTGACCGAGGGCGGCCTCAAGCCGCAACTGCGCCGCGAGATCCTGAGCGACGCGGTTGACGTGTTGAATGTGCCACCTCACCCGCACACCACCTTCCGGCGCAAACGCTGGCGCTGGAGGCTGCATGACGTGCTGGACGCCCTGGACCGCGTGCGCGCCTACACGGCGGACCACACCCTGGACAGCTTTATCGCCGACGAGCGCAGCCGCGACGCCGTGCTGCGAAACCTCGCGCGGCTGGGCGAGACCACCAAGTTCATCCCGCAGAGTGTGGAGGACCGCCACCCGCAGGTGCCGTGGGCCTACCTGCGCGACATCCGCAATCTGGTGGCGCACGACTATTTCGGGATCGATCCGGCGCTGGTGTGGCACACGGCCACTTCGGAGCTGATCAACATCCGCCCCGCCCTGCAACAGCTGGCGGACGGGAGAGAGGAGTAA
- a CDS encoding SRPBCC family protein, with amino-acid sequence MKLNYSGQEQVKAAPAVVWAFVQDPERVARCLPDVQEVVVQDATHMEATVQVGVGMVRGKFKFKIEVLPDEAAGRVNVNVRGGGLGSVVDLTAGANVLDNHDGTTTLDWTGEANMRGPVASVGGRMLDAQAKKLIEKTFENMGTAMSAAGGTLA; translated from the coding sequence ATGAAACTCAATTACTCAGGTCAGGAACAGGTCAAAGCCGCCCCCGCCGTCGTGTGGGCCTTCGTACAGGATCCCGAACGCGTGGCGCGTTGCCTGCCCGATGTTCAGGAGGTTGTCGTGCAGGATGCCACGCACATGGAGGCCACCGTGCAGGTGGGTGTGGGCATGGTGCGCGGCAAGTTCAAGTTCAAGATTGAGGTGCTGCCCGACGAGGCGGCGGGGCGCGTGAACGTCAACGTGCGCGGCGGCGGCCTGGGCAGCGTGGTGGACCTGACGGCGGGCGCGAACGTGCTGGACAACCACGACGGCACCACCACCCTGGACTGGACCGGCGAGGCCAATATGCGTGGTCCGGTGGCCTCGGTGGGCGGGCGCATGCTGGACGCTCAGGCCAAGAAGCTGATCGAAAAGACCTTCGAGAACATGGGCACGGCCATGAGCGCGGCGGGGGGAACGCTGGCGTAA
- a CDS encoding Cof-type HAD-IIB family hydrolase, whose protein sequence is MSIRLIATDLDGTLLRPDLSVSPRTRRALDAARAAGILVVPVTARQPRGVRRIAEAAAFTGWALCGNGAHGLHLTTGEVLFEAHVDVAAQRALAEALSERVPGVLFVSVRRGGEVFVAQTGYAELAHFEDHKREPGEMGRFLLDEVLAEPSLKFIVRHPTLTPRELQAEVQALTLGGYAVTHSGAPFLEVLAEGVSKAWGLSRLCEKLGIARDEVLAFGDAPNDAEMLAWAGRGVAMANAEAKALSAADEVTLSNAQDGVAVVIERLLGQTPPRLD, encoded by the coding sequence ATGTCCATTCGCCTGATTGCCACCGATCTGGACGGCACGCTGCTGCGCCCGGACCTGAGCGTCAGCCCGCGCACCCGCCGGGCCCTGGACGCGGCGCGGGCAGCGGGGATCCTCGTCGTGCCGGTCACAGCCCGGCAACCGCGTGGCGTCCGGCGGATTGCAGAGGCGGCAGCCTTCACGGGGTGGGCACTGTGCGGCAACGGCGCTCACGGGCTGCACCTGACCACTGGGGAGGTGCTGTTCGAGGCACATGTGGACGTGGCGGCGCAACGCGCGCTGGCCGAGGCCCTGTCCGAGCGCGTTCCCGGGGTGCTGTTCGTCAGTGTGCGGCGTGGGGGTGAGGTGTTCGTCGCCCAGACAGGCTACGCCGAACTGGCGCATTTCGAGGATCACAAGCGCGAACCAGGCGAGATGGGGCGTTTTCTGCTGGACGAGGTGCTGGCCGAACCCAGCCTGAAATTCATCGTGCGCCACCCGACGCTGACCCCGCGCGAACTGCAGGCGGAAGTCCAGGCCCTGACGCTGGGCGGCTACGCGGTGACCCACAGCGGCGCGCCGTTTCTGGAAGTGCTGGCCGAGGGCGTCAGCAAGGCGTGGGGCCTGTCACGGCTGTGCGAGAAACTGGGGATCGCCAGGGACGAGGTGCTGGCCTTCGGGGACGCCCCCAACGACGCCGAGATGCTCGCCTGGGCCGGGCGCGGCGTGGCGATGGCGAATGCCGAGGCCAAGGCGCTGAGTGCGGCAGACGAGGTCACCCTCAGCAACGCCCAGGACGGCGTGGCTGTGGTGATCGAGCGGCTGCTGGGCCAGACACCGCCACGACTGGACTGA
- a CDS encoding aldo/keto reductase: MTSPLLPPHSPRLGLGLAALGRPGYINLGHGDDLADKTPQAMRDHAWHVLDTAWSAGIRYFDAARSYGRAEEFLGSWLRERGHGVSSGGVTVGSKWGYTYVAAWRTDADTHEVKSHDLDTLERQWPETLSSLGRAPDLYLIHSATLETGVLENRQVLARLAELAASGVRVGLSTSGPGQADTLRRARAVTVDGVNPLSAVQATWNVLEPSAGAALAEAHEAGWAVVIKEAVANGRLTGRGDIPPAMAQVCHEWNATPDAVALAAALAQPWVDVVLSGATTPEQLESNLRALELRGDFPALVGLAESPQQYWQTRAGLAWN, encoded by the coding sequence ATGACCTCTCCCCTGCTGCCACCGCATTCCCCCCGCCTGGGCCTAGGTCTGGCCGCGCTGGGACGGCCCGGCTACATCAATCTGGGGCACGGCGATGATCTGGCCGACAAGACGCCGCAGGCCATGCGCGATCACGCCTGGCACGTGCTGGACACCGCCTGGAGCGCCGGAATCCGTTACTTCGATGCCGCCCGCAGTTACGGCCGTGCCGAGGAGTTCCTGGGGAGCTGGCTCCGGGAGCGCGGCCACGGCGTCTCCTCTGGAGGGGTAACGGTCGGCAGCAAGTGGGGCTATACCTATGTGGCGGCTTGGCGCACCGATGCCGACACGCACGAGGTCAAGAGTCACGATCTGGACACGCTGGAACGGCAGTGGCCCGAAACGCTGTCCAGCCTGGGCCGCGCCCCGGACCTCTATCTGATCCACTCCGCGACGCTGGAGACGGGCGTGCTGGAAAACAGGCAGGTGCTGGCGCGGCTGGCCGAACTGGCAGCTTCGGGTGTGCGCGTGGGTCTGTCCACCAGCGGACCGGGGCAGGCCGACACGTTGCGGCGGGCGCGGGCAGTCACGGTGGACGGCGTCAATCCTTTGAGCGCCGTGCAGGCCACCTGGAACGTGCTGGAGCCCTCGGCGGGCGCAGCGCTGGCCGAGGCCCATGAGGCCGGCTGGGCCGTGGTGATCAAGGAGGCGGTGGCCAACGGACGGCTGACCGGACGGGGCGACATCCCGCCCGCGATGGCACAGGTCTGCCACGAATGGAACGCCACTCCCGACGCTGTCGCGCTGGCCGCCGCCCTCGCGCAGCCGTGGGTCGACGTGGTGCTGAGCGGCGCGACCACTCCGGAGCAGCTGGAGAGCAATCTGCGGGCACTGGAGTTGCGTGGCGATTTCCCTGCGCTGGTGGGCTTGGCTGAGTCGCCACAGCAGTACTGGCAGACGCGGGCGGGGCTGGCCTGGAACTGA
- a CDS encoding PhoU domain-containing protein, with product MKAGLLLLPAMLLSGCQAPRPDPEAAQQIADLSARIDALEGEVSELKARRPNSSTPSAGDVTARAAAQNCAIALARALELFRQSSLGNRYPGPSQVVLPDACEGQRLGWKKLEAGQYTFAITNRNGEVLAQQSGR from the coding sequence ATGAAAGCTGGCCTCCTGCTCCTGCCCGCCATGCTGTTGAGCGGCTGCCAGGCACCCCGGCCAGACCCGGAAGCTGCCCAGCAGATCGCCGACCTCAGCGCCCGTATCGACGCGCTTGAAGGTGAAGTGTCCGAATTGAAAGCTCGAAGGCCGAACAGCAGCACGCCCAGTGCCGGCGACGTGACGGCCCGCGCCGCCGCCCAGAACTGCGCCATCGCGCTGGCCCGCGCGCTGGAACTGTTTCGCCAGAGCAGTCTGGGCAACCGCTACCCTGGACCATCGCAGGTGGTCCTGCCTGACGCCTGCGAGGGCCAGCGCTTGGGCTGGAAGAAGCTGGAGGCAGGGCAGTACACCTTTGCCATCACCAACCGCAACGGTGAGGTGCTGGCGCAGCAGAGCGGCCGCTGA
- a CDS encoding nucleotidyltransferase family protein — MPPQPLPVAGVLLAAGRSTRMGHPKQLAPLNGQPLCMYAARALAQVYAPLLAVIPPGEVGEGIRAALSDLPFSFAVNPQPERGLASSFRVAAEHLPPGVGGAAFALGDMPLVTAELHASLLAAFRETAPSVVLSAYGEGNEAVHAPPHLLRADLLPELLTLSDTDHGPRRVIGARAQAAVTLHFPAALLLDVDTPEGLARAEAALKERG, encoded by the coding sequence ATGCCCCCTCAGCCCCTTCCGGTCGCGGGTGTCCTGCTCGCCGCTGGCCGCAGCACACGCATGGGCCATCCCAAACAGCTTGCGCCCCTGAATGGGCAACCGCTGTGTATGTACGCGGCGCGGGCGCTGGCGCAGGTCTACGCCCCGCTGCTGGCCGTCATTCCCCCCGGCGAGGTGGGCGAGGGTATTCGGGCGGCGCTGTCTGACCTGCCGTTCTCATTCGCCGTCAATCCGCAGCCGGAGCGGGGGCTGGCCTCCTCCTTCCGGGTGGCCGCCGAACACCTGCCGCCTGGTGTGGGCGGCGCAGCTTTTGCGCTGGGCGATATGCCGCTGGTAACGGCAGAGCTTCATGCTTCGCTGCTTGCGGCATTCCGGGAAACGGCCCCCTCGGTCGTGCTGTCGGCCTACGGCGAGGGGAATGAGGCGGTCCACGCCCCTCCGCATCTGCTGCGGGCAGACCTTCTGCCCGAACTGCTGACGCTGAGCGACACCGATCACGGCCCCCGCCGGGTGATCGGGGCGCGTGCCCAGGCGGCGGTGACGCTGCACTTTCCTGCCGCGCTGCTGCTGGATGTCGATACCCCTGAGGGATTGGCCAGGGCGGAGGCGGCGCTGAAGGAGAGGGGCTGA
- a CDS encoding 4'-phosphopantetheinyl transferase superfamily protein, whose amino-acid sequence MIVAVGHDLIEIARIRRMLEREGPRAERLFTPEELAYCARLSDPAPSLAARFAAKEAFQKVWPRPHGWRDVWVVRHATPDGPFRFTRPFLAFVPEIEAEMKAQGWAAHLTLTHTKEHASAVVVLEER is encoded by the coding sequence ATGATCGTTGCCGTGGGCCATGACCTGATCGAGATCGCGCGGATCCGGCGCATGCTGGAGCGTGAGGGGCCGCGCGCCGAGCGGCTGTTTACCCCCGAGGAACTGGCCTACTGCGCCCGCCTGAGCGACCCGGCCCCCAGTCTGGCCGCCCGTTTCGCAGCCAAGGAAGCCTTTCAGAAGGTCTGGCCCAGGCCGCACGGCTGGCGCGACGTGTGGGTGGTGCGCCACGCCACGCCGGACGGTCCCTTCCGGTTCACCCGGCCCTTCCTGGCCTTTGTTCCCGAGATCGAGGCCGAGATGAAGGCGCAGGGCTGGGCAGCCCACCTGACGCTGACGCACACCAAAGAACACGCCTCTGCGGTCGTGGTGCTGGAGGAGCGTTAA
- a CDS encoding putative ABC transporter permease subunit: protein MTTRPAPQAHPSRAPSLLNLKLTALRHTLRRGPKWGYAFVAVLAVLLVWGEVYGTWRALKFLGSFGSIGTHVFARVLEIGLITLSSGVTFSATTAAISTLYLSEDLNFLLTQPLKTWRVFALKVSETFLNTALVPTLLTVPLLLTVGVYFHAPLWAYPLMVLTAVMTFAAPVGLGALLAVVLMRLAPVGRVREVSTGLGVLISAGLVYAIRALRPEVLIQKMQDPAQFGALLKNFASPSSPFLPPVWASQGLWSASQGRVDVALLPLVILTVGLLAAATALATRAYQDGWARALDSSTPRLDPSPRRATLAERLFARLGPAGSLAHKDLRVTLRDPTQWSQLLVVVALAGVYLVSVRAVPIPVPQFRGILGYVQLAFQGFIVAGVAVRLAFPALSTEAKAYWLLRTGPISARQIVLSKFYGVLPVTLTLGLVMGIASARSMDLGPTLLLLSGLVSVSNAFVITALGVGLGAASPKFDADNPAEIGVSPGGLAFMGLSLAYSVLCLGLLARPAAGSVLRPDLFTGLSALSTPEGVLGLIGLGLATVFGTWLSLRLGWRKLDTLE from the coding sequence ATGACCACCCGCCCGGCCCCCCAGGCCCATCCATCCCGTGCGCCCAGTCTGCTGAACCTCAAGCTGACCGCCCTGCGCCACACGCTGCGGCGGGGGCCGAAGTGGGGCTACGCCTTCGTCGCCGTGCTGGCCGTGCTCCTCGTCTGGGGCGAGGTGTACGGCACGTGGCGGGCACTGAAGTTCCTGGGGTCATTTGGCAGCATCGGCACCCATGTCTTTGCGCGCGTGCTGGAAATTGGCCTGATCACCCTGAGCAGCGGCGTGACCTTCAGCGCCACCACCGCCGCCATCTCCACGCTGTACCTCAGCGAGGACCTGAATTTCCTGTTGACCCAGCCCCTCAAGACCTGGCGCGTCTTTGCGCTGAAGGTCTCCGAGACGTTCCTGAACACGGCCCTGGTGCCGACCTTACTGACCGTTCCGCTGCTGCTGACGGTGGGCGTGTACTTCCACGCGCCGCTGTGGGCCTACCCGCTGATGGTGCTGACGGCGGTGATGACCTTTGCCGCCCCGGTGGGCCTGGGGGCGCTGCTGGCCGTGGTGCTGATGCGTCTGGCCCCGGTGGGCCGGGTGCGTGAGGTCAGCACCGGTCTGGGCGTGCTGATCAGTGCCGGACTGGTCTATGCCATCCGTGCCCTGCGTCCTGAAGTCCTGATCCAGAAGATGCAGGACCCCGCACAGTTCGGGGCGCTATTAAAGAACTTTGCCAGCCCCAGCAGCCCCTTCCTCCCGCCCGTGTGGGCCTCGCAGGGTCTCTGGAGCGCGTCACAGGGCCGTGTGGACGTGGCGCTGCTCCCGCTCGTGATCCTGACCGTGGGCCTGCTGGCCGCCGCCACCGCCCTCGCCACCCGCGCGTATCAGGACGGCTGGGCGCGGGCGCTGGACTCCAGCACGCCACGGCTCGATCCGTCGCCCCGGCGGGCCACGCTGGCAGAGCGGCTGTTTGCACGGCTCGGCCCCGCCGGCAGCCTGGCCCACAAGGATCTGCGTGTGACCCTGCGCGATCCGACCCAGTGGAGCCAGCTCCTTGTGGTGGTGGCGCTGGCCGGGGTGTACCTGGTGAGCGTCCGGGCCGTGCCGATTCCAGTGCCGCAGTTCCGGGGCATTCTGGGGTACGTGCAGCTGGCCTTTCAGGGCTTTATCGTCGCGGGCGTGGCGGTGCGGCTGGCCTTTCCTGCCCTCAGCACCGAGGCGAAGGCGTACTGGCTGCTCAGAACTGGCCCGATCAGCGCCCGGCAGATCGTCCTGAGCAAGTTTTACGGGGTGCTGCCCGTCACGCTCACGCTGGGGCTGGTGATGGGCATCGCCAGCGCCCGCAGCATGGATCTGGGGCCCACTCTGCTGCTCCTGAGCGGCCTGGTCAGCGTCAGCAACGCTTTCGTGATCACCGCGCTCGGGGTGGGCCTGGGCGCGGCCTCGCCCAAATTCGATGCCGACAACCCAGCCGAGATCGGCGTCAGTCCCGGCGGGCTGGCCTTCATGGGCCTGAGTCTGGCGTATTCAGTGCTATGTCTGGGACTGCTGGCGCGTCCGGCGGCAGGCAGCGTGCTGCGGCCTGATCTATTTACGGGGCTGTCCGCGCTGTCAACGCCCGAGGGCGTGTTGGGTCTGATCGGCCTGGGGCTGGCGACGGTTTTCGGGACGTGGCTCAGCTTGCGTCTGGGGTGGCGGAAGCTGGATACGCTGGAATAG
- a CDS encoding RidA family protein has translation MPSESEPEKAVHPEAVRQNIRGTSPWEATVGYSRAVRLGNVVHVAGTTATVNGEVVGVGDAYEQTRVVLGIIAGALSEAGATLEDVVRTRIFVTDISRWAEVGRAHGEVFGTIRPAATMVGVAALIDPQHLVEIEAEAILP, from the coding sequence ATGCCGAGTGAGTCAGAGCCGGAAAAGGCAGTCCACCCTGAGGCGGTAAGGCAGAACATCAGAGGCACCTCCCCCTGGGAGGCCACGGTGGGCTATTCGCGCGCCGTCAGGCTCGGCAACGTGGTTCATGTGGCGGGCACAACAGCCACGGTGAACGGCGAGGTGGTGGGCGTGGGGGACGCCTACGAACAGACTCGCGTGGTCCTAGGCATCATCGCAGGGGCGCTGAGCGAGGCGGGGGCCACGCTTGAAGACGTGGTGCGGACCCGCATCTTCGTGACTGACATCTCGCGCTGGGCGGAGGTGGGGCGGGCACACGGTGAGGTCTTCGGCACCATCCGCCCGGCGGCAACGATGGTGGGGGTGGCCGCGCTGATCGACCCGCAGCATCTCGTGGAGATCGAGGCCGAGGCCATCCTCCCATGA
- a CDS encoding class I SAM-dependent RNA methyltransferase, whose product MSEAAPQSAPQPEVLTLEIEKLVAGGLGLARDEGGVVLVRGALPGERVRAAVRSGRGVRQGVTLEVLRSSPDRVDGPQLPTADLAHASYGAQLRYKRDFVREALSRIAKLSHGVNETVPSPSEWHYRNTAQYLVTPAGLAYRERRGNEPLVVGEDPLVMEAISAIVQKIDPVHLDPASEVAFRASALTGEVVAALIGAGEPRVFLRASDHLMDAGVVGVSLAQPAGRRFSAGVRLIAGESEIREQFGRVQVSVSATGFAQVNPAAAGLAYVSAAELAGSGEHAVDLYGGAGAIGRHLAPNFRRVTVLDASPEALARGRQDVAESVAAGRPEGNVTYRDGDAARFSELGTDVIVVDPPRAGLEEGARVHIDSSTADRLVYISCDPATWARDVGDLVRRGWKLGEVTPHDFYPQTSHVEIVSVLNR is encoded by the coding sequence ATGTCTGAAGCTGCCCCCCAGAGTGCCCCACAACCCGAAGTCTTAACCCTGGAAATAGAGAAGCTCGTCGCGGGGGGGCTGGGGCTGGCCCGTGACGAGGGCGGCGTGGTGCTGGTGCGCGGCGCGCTTCCCGGCGAGCGGGTGCGCGCGGCGGTTCGCTCAGGCCGGGGCGTGCGTCAGGGCGTGACGCTGGAGGTCCTGCGCTCAAGTCCAGACCGGGTGGACGGCCCGCAACTGCCCACTGCCGATCTGGCCCACGCCAGCTACGGCGCGCAGTTGCGGTACAAACGCGACTTCGTGCGGGAGGCACTCAGCCGGATTGCCAAGCTGAGTCACGGGGTCAACGAGACCGTGCCCAGTCCCAGCGAATGGCATTACCGCAACACCGCGCAGTATCTGGTCACACCCGCTGGCCTGGCCTACCGGGAGCGGCGCGGCAATGAGCCGCTGGTGGTGGGCGAAGATCCGCTCGTGATGGAAGCCATCTCGGCCATCGTGCAGAAGATCGATCCGGTGCATCTGGATCCGGCGAGCGAAGTTGCCTTCCGCGCCAGCGCGCTGACCGGGGAAGTGGTGGCCGCGCTGATCGGGGCCGGGGAGCCGCGCGTGTTCCTGCGGGCCAGCGATCACCTGATGGACGCCGGGGTGGTGGGGGTCTCGCTGGCCCAGCCGGCTGGACGCCGTTTCAGCGCGGGGGTGCGCCTGATCGCCGGGGAATCGGAGATTCGCGAGCAGTTCGGGCGCGTGCAGGTCAGCGTGAGTGCCACCGGTTTCGCTCAGGTCAATCCGGCGGCGGCGGGCCTGGCCTACGTGAGCGCTGCCGAACTCGCGGGCAGCGGCGAGCACGCTGTGGACCTGTACGGCGGCGCGGGCGCAATTGGCCGTCACCTGGCCCCCAACTTCCGCCGCGTGACCGTGCTGGACGCCTCGCCCGAGGCCCTGGCGCGTGGGCGGCAGGACGTGGCCGAGAGTGTCGCGGCAGGAAGGCCAGAGGGCAACGTCACCTACCGCGACGGCGACGCCGCCCGCTTCAGCGAACTGGGCACCGATGTGATCGTTGTCGATCCCCCGCGCGCCGGGCTGGAGGAGGGAGCGCGGGTTCACATCGACTCCAGCACGGCGGACCGTCTGGTTTACATCTCCTGCGATCCGGCCACCTGGGCGCGCGACGTGGGTGATCTGGTGCGGCGGGGCTGGAAGCTGGGCGAGGTCACGCCACACGACTTCTATCCGCAGACCAGCCATGTGGAAATCGTCAGCGTGCTGAACCGCTGA